One segment of Hippopotamus amphibius kiboko isolate mHipAmp2 chromosome 2, mHipAmp2.hap2, whole genome shotgun sequence DNA contains the following:
- the GNRH1 gene encoding progonadoliberin-1: protein MVALMLLRMEPIPKLLAGLILLTLCVVGCSGQHWSYGLRPGGKRNAENVIDSFQEIAKEVNQPAETQHFECIIQHRSPLRDLKGALESLIEEETGQKKM, encoded by the exons ATGGTTGCATTGATGTTACTCAGAATGGAGCCAATTCCAAAACTTCTAGCTGGACTTATTCTGCTGACTCTCTGCGTGGTGGGCTGCTCCGGTCAACACTGGTCCTACGGGTTGCGCcctggaggaaagagaaatgcTGAAAATGTGATTGACTCTTTCCAAGAG atagCCAAAGAGGTCAATCAACCAGCAGAAACTCAGCACTTCGAGTGCATCATTCAGCACCGTTCTCCACTCAGGGACCTGAAAGGTGCTCTG GAAAGTCTGATCGAAGAGGAAACTGGGCAGAAGAAGATGTAA